From Brassica oleracea var. oleracea cultivar TO1000 chromosome C3, BOL, whole genome shotgun sequence, a single genomic window includes:
- the LOC106331800 gene encoding abscisic acid receptor PYL4-like produces MLAVHRPSSAVTDGDSVQVPMMIASFQKRFPSLSRDTTAASFHTHEVGPNQCCSAVIQEISAPISAVWSVVRRFDNPQAYKHFLKSCNVIGGDGGNVGSLRQVHVVSGLPAASSTERLDILDDERHVISFSVVGGDHRLSNYRSVTTLHSSPICGTVVVESYVVDVPLGNTKEETCDFVDVIVRCNLQSLAKIAESSAVEGKKKTSM; encoded by the coding sequence ATGCTCGCCGTACACCGCCCTTCCTCCGCTGTGACCGACGGAGACTCCGTCCAGGTCCCGATGATGATAGCTTCTTTTCAAAAACGTTTCCCTTCTCTCTCACGCGACACAACCGCAGCTAGTTTCCACACGCACGAGGTTGGTCCTAACCAGTGCTGCTCCGCCGTGATCCAAGAGATCTCCGCCCCTATTTCTGCCGTATGGTCCGTCGTCCGACGCTTCGACAACCCGCAAGCTTACAAACACTTCCTCAAAAGCTGCAACGTCATAGGCGGAGACGGTGGAAACGTTGGTAGCCTCCGTCAAGTCCACGTCGTTTCTGGCCTCCCCGCCGCGAGCTCCACCGAACGTCTCGATATCCTAGACGACGAACGTCATGTTATTAGTTTCAGCGTCGTTGGTGGAGACCACCGGCTGTCTAACTACCGGTCCGTCACGACTCTTCACTCTTCTCCGATCTGTGGAACCGTGGTTGTTGAGTCTTACGTCGTTGACGTGCCTCTCGGGAACACTAAAGAAGAGACTTGCGACTTCGTTGACGTTATAGTACGGTGCAATCTTCAGTCTCTTGCTAAAATAGCTGAGAGTTCTGCGGTGGAAGGGAAGAAGAAGACGTCCATGTAA